From the Xiphophorus maculatus strain JP 163 A chromosome 20, X_maculatus-5.0-male, whole genome shotgun sequence genome, one window contains:
- the hrh1 gene encoding histamine H1 receptor translates to MGLDIEDFISPNMMESGLSPFADFLDLNPNSYINNSNRSWSNHLYGDDPRLNETETLHYPLHTPTILLGVLLGLLSLLTIIMNLLVLYAVKKEKTLHTVGNLYIVSLSVADLIVGTTVMPLNLMYLLEDEWSLGRAVCQFWLIMDYVASTASIFSLFILCLDRYRSVRQPLKYLKYRTRGKASLMISGAWLLSMMWIIPILGWRSFTHVDLKPEEENKCDTDFRFVTWFKVITAVFNFYVPSILMLWFYTHIYLAVRQHLRDRERIIHPADSFGENENGGNAPSPKKNYSKSLGNETEVSLKQLKKDRLLDQNTLAQTYSLEDGEKTKSASFRTHRKIGVKCQQTSLLSMTTKRLRMARRGKTCSLSPEERQPGPELPLSQSSAPQDMTCSGGNNENKHQASLNECHVTVTNSVSGVCGISPVSDVQRYTDVLCNSYDPSQALPWPEEGVEDTKIDSDNGVTLKQAWHRFIDQSRHRIQSLRIHKEHKAAKQLGFIIAAFLLCWIPYFIVFMVMAFCPECVHHDLHMFTIWLGYINSTLNPFIYPLCNGNFKRVFKNILKINL, encoded by the coding sequence ATGGGACTGGATATAGAAGACTTCATCTCACCTAACATGATGGAATCTGGTCTATCACCTTTTGCAGACTTCCTGGACCTCAACCCCAACAGCTATATCAACAATAGCAACAGAAGCTGGAGCAACCATCTGTATGGTGATGATCCAAGGCTCAACGAAACCGAGACCCTTCATTACCCACTCCATACTCCAACAATACTCCTTGGAGTATTGTTGGGTCTCTTATCGCTCCTCACCATCATAATGAACCTGCTTGTCCTCTATgcagtgaagaaagaaaaaactctcCACACGGTGGGAAACCTGTACATTGTTAGTCTGTCAGTGGCAGATCTGATTGTGGGAACGACAGTTATGCCCCTGAACTTGATGTATCTGCTGGAGGATGAGTGGAGTCTGGGGCGAGCCGTGTGCCAGTTTTGGCTGATCATGGATTATGTGGCCAGTACAGCATCAATTTTTAGCTTGTTTATACTATGTTTGGATCGGTACCGCTCAGTCAGACAACCTCTGAAATACCTAAAGTATCGAACACGGGGAAAAGCGAGCTTGATGATCTCTGGGGCTTGGCTACTTTCAATGATGTGGATAATTCCTATTTTAGGATGGAGGTCGTTCACACATGTGGACCTTAAACCTGAGGAGGAGAACAAATGTGACACAGACTTTCGCTTTGTTACGTGGTTCAAGGTGATAACAGCGGTTTTCAACTTCTATGTACCCTCAATTTTGATGTTGTGGTTTTACACACACATCTACTTGGCGGTGAGGCAGCATCTACGAGACAGAGAGAGAATCATTCATCCAGCAGATTCATTTGGAGAAAATGAGAATGGAGGCAATGCCCCAAGccctaaaaaaaattactccaaaTCCCTCGGGAATGAGACGGAGGTTTCCCtcaaacaactaaaaaaagacagactGCTAGATCAGAACACTCTAGCTCAAACATATTCACTTGAAGATGGTGAGAAAACTAAATCTGCTTCTTTTAGAACTCACAGAAAAATAGGCGTAAAGTGCCAACAGACGTCACTTCTTTCCATGACAACAAAGAGGCTCAGAATGGCACGGAGGGGTAAAACATGCTCCTTGTCGCCTGAAGAGAGGCAGCCAGGACCAGAGCTTCCCCTGAGCCAGTCGTCTGCGCCACAGGATATGACATGCTCAGGTGGAAACAATGAGAACAAACATCAAGCCTCTCTCAATGAATGCCATGTCACAGTGACAAACTCTGTGAGTGGAGTTTGCGGTATCAGTCCAGTGTCAGATGTGCAAAGGTACACAGATGTGCTCTGCAACAGCTACGACCCCAGTCAGGCACTACCGTGGCCCGAGGAAGGAGTCGAGGACACCAAAATAGACTCTGATAATGGAGTGACTCTGAAACAAGCATGGCACAGGTTTATAGACCAATCACGACATCGAATTCAAAGTCTGAGGATTCATAAGGAGCACAAAGCTGCCAAGCAGTTAGGTTTCATAATCGCTGCTTTCTTACTGTGTTGGATTCCTTATTTCATAGTTTTCATGGTCATGGCTTTCTGCCCAGAGTGTGTACACCACGATCTTCACATGTTCACCATTTGGCTTGGTTACATTAATTCCACTCTAAACCCGTTCATATACCCACTCTGCAATGGAAACTTTAAAcgtgttttcaaaaatattctcaaGATCAATTTGTGA